One genomic region from Sorangium aterium encodes:
- a CDS encoding PEGA domain-containing protein, producing the protein MKKPVLLCSLGLAIALLAPASSAQSGAEARSATETEALTDKARQLYDEGFAALNRSRWAEAHAAFLAAWRIKQHYQIASNLGVAELRLGKHRDAAEHLSWYLREAPEERTAQRQRAEILLKEALAKVAAITITTEPEGAEVKVDGAAVGRTPLALPVFLEPGRHVIGAELDGYKPGQEQIEPAAGHAGGITLHLARRDAEAPAAAGAPAAAGPRAASDAPPAKRPETTAAPPAARSWVPAIALGAASVVGLGVAVGFTVASNDASAEKDERKKGILREGGQCVEPSAAFVERCKALRSTGSRADTFGNGARVAFIASGALAAAAATYLLWPRADALVSGTVLPEVRADGARITVFGAF; encoded by the coding sequence ATGAAGAAGCCTGTATTGCTGTGCTCGCTCGGCCTGGCGATCGCGCTGCTCGCACCCGCCAGCAGCGCCCAATCCGGCGCCGAGGCGCGAAGCGCGACGGAGACGGAGGCGCTGACGGACAAGGCGCGGCAGCTGTATGACGAGGGGTTCGCGGCCCTCAACCGATCGCGATGGGCCGAGGCACACGCGGCGTTCCTGGCGGCATGGCGCATCAAGCAGCACTACCAGATCGCGTCGAACCTCGGCGTGGCCGAGCTGCGGCTCGGCAAGCACCGCGACGCCGCGGAGCACCTGTCGTGGTACCTGCGCGAGGCGCCCGAGGAGAGGACGGCTCAGCGGCAGCGCGCCGAGATATTGTTGAAGGAAGCGCTGGCGAAGGTCGCGGCGATCACGATCACCACGGAGCCGGAAGGCGCGGAGGTGAAGGTCGACGGGGCCGCGGTCGGGCGGACGCCGCTCGCGCTGCCGGTGTTCCTGGAGCCAGGACGGCACGTGATCGGCGCGGAGCTCGACGGGTACAAGCCGGGGCAGGAGCAGATCGAGCCGGCGGCGGGCCACGCGGGCGGGATCACGCTGCACCTGGCCCGAAGGGATGCGGAGGCGCCCGCCGCAGCGGGCGCGCCGGCAGCGGCGGGGCCGCGGGCGGCGAGCGACGCGCCTCCAGCGAAGCGGCCGGAGACCACCGCAGCGCCGCCGGCAGCGCGGAGCTGGGTGCCGGCGATCGCGCTGGGAGCGGCGAGCGTGGTCGGGCTCGGCGTAGCGGTGGGATTCACGGTGGCGTCGAACGATGCGAGCGCGGAGAAGGACGAGCGGAAGAAGGGCATTTTGCGAGAGGGTGGGCAGTGCGTTGAGCCCTCGGCGGCGTTCGTCGAGCGATGCAAGGCGTTGCGCAGCACGGGATCGCGTGCCGACACGTTCGGCAATGGGGCGCGCGTTGCGTTCATCGCCTCAGGCGCGCTCGCCGCCGCTGCGGCGACGTATCTGCTGTGGCCGCGCGCCGATGCGCTCGTATCGGGAACCGTGCTGCCGGAAGTGCGCGCGGACGGCGCGAGGATCACCGTGTTCGGTGCGTTTTGA
- a CDS encoding PGRS family protein translates to MSSGCASFWSDIAGDCEEMLTCEHFRPTASSGSGPHAGCVPSESADAVSDACGVFVAASGNDGSAGTKAEPVKTLTEAIARAADQRTAVYACAEAFAEVVEVPASATLFGGLDCANGWRWIGEEKKTIVAPGVEAIPLKLVRGEGAMRIEDFSVRASDAQAAGSSSIAVLAAGATVELTRCELIAGNGANGADGEDAPSEAAMQGPRGEDGASACSDLDASGAPDETLAGGAQVESVCGDGALSIGGAGGVGNVSNGSDGATSQGTAETARGGLGESVTGAWDCAGAEPNGGGDAGVSGGAGDAGVGASGNGTLSASGYAGVSGGAGGAGKPGQGGGGGGGAKGGAICPGAATGAGASGGSGGAGGCGGLPGRGGGAGGASIPLVSVEGKVTLTDCSLKAGSGGKGGAGGDLQPGGSGGVGGLGGMGVGGSNPACDGGRGGKGGNGGPGGGGLGGPSLAIAFRGEPVKQEGKTVLMAGTPGAGGPGGSNNVASNGGADGVTAAERELP, encoded by the coding sequence TTGAGCAGCGGGTGCGCGTCGTTCTGGAGCGACATCGCCGGAGACTGCGAGGAGATGCTCACGTGCGAGCACTTCCGCCCGACGGCCAGCAGCGGTAGCGGGCCACACGCAGGGTGCGTGCCGAGCGAGAGCGCGGACGCCGTGAGCGATGCGTGCGGCGTGTTCGTCGCGGCGAGCGGGAACGACGGGAGCGCGGGGACCAAGGCGGAGCCTGTCAAGACGCTGACCGAGGCGATCGCGCGAGCGGCGGACCAGAGGACGGCCGTGTACGCATGCGCCGAGGCGTTCGCCGAGGTGGTCGAGGTGCCCGCGAGCGCGACGCTCTTCGGCGGGCTGGACTGCGCGAACGGGTGGCGCTGGATCGGCGAGGAGAAGAAGACGATCGTGGCGCCGGGGGTGGAGGCGATCCCGCTGAAGCTCGTGCGAGGCGAGGGCGCGATGCGGATCGAAGACTTCTCGGTGCGCGCCTCGGATGCGCAGGCGGCAGGGAGCTCGTCGATCGCGGTGCTGGCGGCTGGCGCGACGGTCGAGTTGACGCGGTGCGAGCTGATCGCAGGCAACGGGGCCAACGGCGCGGACGGAGAGGACGCGCCGAGCGAGGCGGCGATGCAGGGGCCGCGAGGAGAGGACGGAGCCAGCGCGTGCAGCGATCTGGATGCGTCGGGCGCACCGGACGAGACGCTCGCGGGAGGAGCTCAGGTCGAGAGCGTATGCGGGGACGGCGCGCTGTCGATAGGCGGTGCGGGCGGCGTCGGCAACGTGAGCAACGGAAGTGATGGCGCGACAAGTCAAGGCACCGCGGAGACCGCACGCGGCGGGCTCGGCGAATCGGTCACGGGCGCCTGGGATTGTGCTGGCGCCGAGCCCAACGGTGGCGGCGACGCCGGAGTGAGCGGTGGCGCTGGCGACGCCGGCGTCGGGGCGAGCGGCAACGGGACGCTGAGCGCCTCCGGCTATGCGGGCGTGAGCGGTGGCGCGGGTGGCGCAGGCAAGCCCGGACAGGGCGGTGGCGGAGGTGGCGGCGCGAAGGGCGGGGCCATCTGTCCAGGCGCCGCGACTGGAGCCGGAGCGAGCGGCGGAAGCGGCGGCGCCGGCGGCTGCGGCGGGCTTCCTGGACGAGGCGGCGGAGCCGGCGGCGCGAGCATCCCGCTGGTGAGCGTGGAGGGAAAGGTGACGCTGACGGATTGCTCGCTGAAGGCGGGCAGCGGAGGCAAGGGAGGCGCGGGCGGCGATCTGCAGCCGGGTGGATCCGGCGGCGTGGGTGGACTCGGCGGCATGGGCGTTGGCGGCTCGAACCCCGCATGCGATGGCGGCAGGGGAGGCAAAGGCGGCAACGGCGGCCCTGGCGGCGGAGGTCTCGGAGGACCGTCGCTTGCGATCGCGTTCCGCGGTGAGCCGGTGAAGCAGGAAGGCAAGACGGTGCTGATGGCCGGTACGCCGGGGGCGGGTGGGCCTGGCGGGAGCAACAACGTGGCGAGCAACGGCGGAGCTGACGGCGTGACGGCTGCGGAGCGAGAGCTTCCGTGA
- a CDS encoding PP2C family protein-serine/threonine phosphatase, with protein MYPQLAIEAAAHSDVGRRRSHNEDSFAALPCVGLFMVADGLGGNAAGEVASRMAIEVVKSCFEEGEELEETWPYGTATPHDRDEVRLVLSVRRANRAIYEASQQQEVRGMATTFAGVLLGRGMAYIAHVGDSRVYRMRGGRLERLTRDHTLLEELLGDSDGAREAVEALSERASVVTRALGCEKSVDIESRVEATKPGDLFLVCSDGLWGPVPEARIEGVLGRHRDLSLAASLLVDIANENGGPDNVTCVLARLGGG; from the coding sequence GTGTATCCACAGCTCGCCATCGAGGCGGCAGCGCATTCCGACGTGGGCCGGCGCCGTAGCCACAACGAGGACAGCTTCGCGGCGCTGCCGTGCGTGGGGCTGTTCATGGTGGCCGATGGGCTCGGCGGCAACGCGGCCGGAGAGGTGGCGTCCCGCATGGCGATCGAGGTCGTCAAGAGCTGCTTCGAGGAGGGCGAAGAGCTCGAGGAGACGTGGCCGTACGGCACAGCGACGCCGCACGATCGGGACGAGGTGCGGCTTGTGCTGAGCGTGCGGCGCGCCAACCGCGCGATCTACGAGGCCAGCCAGCAGCAGGAGGTGCGCGGCATGGCGACGACCTTCGCGGGCGTGCTGCTCGGGCGCGGCATGGCGTACATCGCGCACGTGGGCGACTCGCGCGTCTACCGGATGCGCGGGGGCCGACTGGAGCGGCTGACGCGGGATCACACGTTGCTGGAAGAGCTGCTCGGCGACAGCGACGGAGCGCGGGAGGCGGTCGAAGCGCTGAGCGAGCGTGCGAGCGTGGTCACGCGGGCGCTGGGATGCGAGAAGAGCGTGGACATCGAGTCGCGTGTGGAGGCGACGAAGCCGGGCGATCTGTTCCTGGTGTGCTCGGACGGGCTATGGGGCCCTGTGCCCGAGGCGCGGATCGAGGGGGTGTTGGGGAGGCACCGTGACCTGAGCCTCGCCGCGAGCCTGCTTGTCGATATCGCGAACGAGAACGGAGGGCCGGACAACGTGACGTGTGTGCTGGCGCGGCTGGGAGGTGGCTGA
- a CDS encoding PEGA domain-containing protein, with translation MTEQARKLFKEGVAAFEQSRWAEARAAFLAALALNGHYTIRGNLAAAELKLGRYRDATEHLARCVREMAEDATSTAEERARGEAAYAEARAKVGTLVVRTKVDGARVFVDGTLRGLTPLADPLFVEPGAHTISVEHEDYETKKMTVQLVAGGQIENGVELRQRSAGAPPPKRLDTTMAPLARGAEEHARDPRTALLIGGAATAGAAVVAGVVFTVLANANASDAEEQRSLLHQEGGLDACKAPGAPPRCTELKDAVAARYDFSNAAFWSFVGAGTVGVGTLVYGLISRSPVNERRVHVAPLVGSNGLGIGVRGGF, from the coding sequence ATGACGGAGCAGGCACGGAAGCTGTTCAAAGAGGGCGTGGCAGCGTTCGAGCAGTCGCGCTGGGCGGAGGCGCGGGCGGCGTTCCTGGCGGCGCTGGCGCTGAACGGCCACTACACGATCCGCGGCAACCTGGCCGCGGCGGAGCTGAAGCTGGGCCGTTATCGAGACGCGACGGAGCACCTGGCGAGGTGCGTGCGGGAGATGGCGGAGGACGCGACGAGCACGGCGGAGGAGCGCGCCCGAGGGGAAGCGGCGTACGCGGAGGCGCGGGCGAAGGTGGGGACGCTGGTGGTGCGCACCAAGGTGGACGGGGCGCGCGTGTTCGTGGACGGCACATTGCGGGGGCTGACGCCGCTGGCGGATCCGCTGTTCGTCGAGCCGGGGGCGCACACGATCTCGGTGGAGCACGAGGACTACGAGACGAAGAAGATGACGGTGCAGCTCGTGGCCGGCGGGCAGATCGAGAATGGGGTAGAGCTTCGGCAGAGATCGGCGGGTGCACCACCGCCGAAGCGGCTGGACACGACCATGGCGCCGCTGGCCCGCGGCGCCGAGGAGCACGCCCGCGATCCAAGGACGGCGCTGCTGATCGGCGGCGCGGCGACGGCGGGGGCGGCGGTGGTGGCGGGGGTGGTGTTCACGGTGCTGGCGAACGCGAACGCCAGCGACGCGGAAGAGCAGCGAAGCCTGCTGCACCAAGAGGGCGGCTTGGATGCGTGTAAGGCTCCCGGAGCACCTCCGCGATGCACGGAGCTGAAGGACGCCGTCGCCGCTCGCTACGACTTCAGCAACGCGGCGTTCTGGAGCTTCGTCGGTGCGGGGACGGTCGGGGTCGGAACACTCGTCTATGGCCTCATCTCGCGCTCCCCGGTGAACGAGCGGCGCGTGCATGTAGCGCCTCTCGTCGGGTCGAACGGCCTCGGGATTGGAGTACGCGGTGGCTTCTGA